One genomic window of Macrobrachium rosenbergii isolate ZJJX-2024 chromosome 51, ASM4041242v1, whole genome shotgun sequence includes the following:
- the LOC136833250 gene encoding zinc finger and BTB domain-containing protein 44-like — protein sequence MSGDKPPPTSSPSTTPAAPSPVTSGGGRPPPPLCPILQEGEDYDAWVLAGGRLFRAHGSVLASHSAYLRACVAGTCDGDTRVLLPHVPPAGFAAVLAYMYTGRLPLTPATLYEVLVAGHLLQMPPVVSLCQALLTTTTASTAAIATSATSLDIPEVPPALSMWRGLARLVPPHQQATSASSSSLPVTIIRPTPTRPCPTHLQINPPQDSNREENLDESSNGTLDDQSTRKQAENVGRISKYSADDNEPLSERVHAGAVIIDIATCDGPVFFERVINRAYKANPLASHDDSETDTEINVEEVDSCDDAVGAMSENTQPRAGALRGNELAKCSLANSLRLAASGMAKGNMGTTSPPTPNNHAGRTYHCVYCNHTFKSHYCYQKHMRRHINPITVEIDKLRGSSAPSPGSTDMVHEQDGRDCWGESSRGGSTFSIPNGRSRSTSPYSSKSLSPAPSGGLKILDLNVQYFPCKTCGSKFPSYYFVHKHRRLCHQDEETSSVSEKSSRQSTPKSLPASQTPTPTTTSTI from the exons ATGAGTGGCGACAAACCGCCGCCCACCAGCAGTCCGTCTACGACCCCGGCCGCGCCTTCCCCAGTGACGTCCGGGGGCGGCCGCCCCCCGCCGCCCTTGTGCCCCATCCTGCAGGAGGGCGAGGATTACGACGCCTGGGTCCTGGCGGGCGGGAGGCTCTTCCGCGCCCACGGCTCGGTCCTGGCCTCGCACAGCGCCTACCTGAGGGCGTGCGTGGCGGGTACGTGCGACGGGGACACGAGGGTCCTCCTCCCGCACGTGCCCCCGGCGGGATTCGCTGCCGTGCTCGCCTACATGTACACGGGAAGGCTGCCCCTCACGCCCGCTACTCTCTACGAG GTCCTCGTCGCTGGGCACCTGCTCCAAATGCCACCGGTCGTGTCCTTGTGCCAAGCTTTGCTAACCACCACCACGGCCTCCACGGCAGCTATTGCAACGTCAGCGACCTCCCTCGACATCCCTGAAGTGCCTCCAGCACTCAGCATGTGGCGAGGATTAGCGAGACTTGTGCCACCTCACCAACAGGCCACTTCGGCATCATCCTCCTCTTTGCCAGTAACGATCATTCGACCTACTCCTACGAGGCCATGCCCCACACACCTACAAATCAACCCCCCACAAG ATAGCAATAGAGAGGAAAACCTAGATGAGAGTTCCAATGGTACTCTAGATGATCAGAGCACACGTAAACAAGCTGAAAACGTGGGGAGAATTTCAAAGTACAGCGCGGATGATAACGAGCCACTCAGCGAGAGAGTACATGCAGGAGCAGTGATCATCGATATTGCCACTTGTGATGGGCCTGTCTTCTTTGAAAGAGTGATCAACAGAGCTTACAAAGCAAAT CCCCTGGCAAGCCACGACGATTCTGAGACTGACACAGAAATAAACGTGGAAGAGGTAGATTCATGTGACGATGCAGTGGGAGCTATGTCTGAGAACACCCAACCGAGAGCAGGCGCTCTACGAGGAAACGAACTGGCCAAGTGTAGCCTGGCAAACTCGCTGCGTCTAGCAGCATCTGGGATGGCTAAAGGCAACATGGGCACTACTTCTCCACCAACCCCAAACAACCATGCTGGCAGGACCTATCACTGTGTGTACTGCAATCATACATTCAAGAGCCACTACTGTTACCAG AAACACATGCGACGTCACATAAACCCCATCACGGTTGAAATTGACAAGCTGAGAGGATCTAGCGCACCTTCACCTGGCAGCACAGACATGGTCCACGAACAAGACGGCAGAGACTGTTGGGGAGAGAGCAGCAGAGGAGGGTCGACATTCAGCATTCCAAATGGAAGATCAAGAAGCACATCACCGTACAGTAGTAAAAGCCTTTCTCCTGCACCAAGTGGTGGCCTCAAGATCCTCGACTTGAACGTTCAATACTTCCCTTGCAAAACGTGTGGATCAAAATTTCCAAGTTACTACTTTGTGCACAAGCATCGCAGACTCTGCCACCAAGATGAGGAAACCTCATCTGTCAGTGAAAAGTCGTCCAGACAATCGACGCCAAAGAGTCTGCCAGCTTCACAGACACCCACTCCAACGACAACTTCCACAAtttaa